In the Balearica regulorum gibbericeps isolate bBalReg1 chromosome 3, bBalReg1.pri, whole genome shotgun sequence genome, tttatcTGCCTAACCTGTTAAGTGCTATGATACAGTGGTCTGGAAAAGAATGacttaaaatccttttctttatgCTATTACAGATTTTGTGCTTAGTGTTTTTGTACTAGTGCTGTCCTAGACAAGTGTATTTAGcctattaatatttatattacttGCATTAATATTTAATCTATCGTACtggaaaatgaacaaacaatACACaaatcaggctttttttttttttgctttcattttcagaaaggggaaaaaaaaaaaaaagatatttgcaGTAAGTCTGACCAAACCGATACAAACCTGCCTGACACAAGCAAGGACAGTTTATCAATAGGTGTTTTGCCCTGCATGGCATAACAGTGTTCCTTCTCCAGGGTAACCACTTCTGCATCACAGCATAAGACAATCTTCCTGTAGACAGTCAAAGAAATTCCCAGAGGCTGGAAGAGAGCGCTGTAAAGTTCCTGGAATTCTTTGTCAAAAGAAACACTCCGAACTTGGTAGGTGACATAAATGAACTGGACGAAGCATATAGCAAACAGTATAAAATTCCAGGAGAATATATCAGCAGCACAGACATCCAGCCAAGCCCaaacagaagagcagagaaagccCAATCCAAGCAAACTGAAGACATAGAGAAGCCCAAAGAATCCACTTCCACCCATGAAGCCAACAACAAAGAGAATACTGGCTAGGTGGTAGATAGATCCCTCAGCCTCTTGCTTCCAGGTGGTACAGGTAGGATGTGCATATATCAAACTTTCCcaaaaacttgcattttctcCCATGgctggaataatttttcaattCGGCTGAATCttggaaatttttatttacacGATAAAGCTAGTGGGgtcctttgcttttccattctTGCAAACTCTGCTCAATGATCACATAACATCAGGGTCTCTTTTGGTAGTAAAGTTGCACTTAGGATTTCCAGCAACTAGGAGGCTAATGTTCTCAGGAGGCAATGCTGTTTCTCATCAGTTCATGCGTTGTCTTGACTTTGGCGGTGTCATCTGTAGTTTCATCTGATCTGGACAATTGAAGAAAAGACGAATTActtataaaattactttcatcaATTAAACTCTATCAAAGCTTTTATTGTCTAAAGCCACAGACTGCATTACAATCATCCAATTCCCCCTGTAGCCCTGTGATTCCAGGATCAAACCTTAATATTCATTCAATTGAAGATCATGTTTCCGTATCTACGAATACTGTAGCAACCACTGAATTGACGCTGAATCCATGTAAACCTATACATTGCATCCACAGCATCCTGTGACACGTCTTTTTACAGCCCAACTGCTGAGAAAGTAGCTGCATTGGTTGGTCATGAACCTGTCGCCTGTGAGCCTCATTTAAAGCCCTACCTAGCTCTTGAACAAGAAGAGCCAGTGAACTCTTCTTCCTCGTTCACCTCCATCTCTCTCTGGATTTCTGTCAAACCACTCTCCTTTCCCCCCTGTGCCTTTCTGTTACCATTAATGAGCTGAGCAAGGCTGCTCTGTCCCCGCAGACAACCAACCACATCCCCAAACAACACAACAAGGGAAATCCAAGTATCATGAGGGATGGTCTTTTCTACTCCAAGCATGACAGGCAGAAAGCTGTCATGTATGAAGAAGACTACAAAGCTTAACGGCAGCTTTATACAGATTATGTTATTAGAACATGAAGTAATCAGTCCTGCAAAATAGTTCTCAAAGGCCATTTACAAAGCAATTGTACAACATTCAAAGTTCTACCTTGTATAAAATTATGTGGGCCGTGGCATGAAATTATTGTTCaacactgtaaaatattaaacatgctGTTTGTTTCCATGTTATAATGTATTCCTgagttaaataaaaagtaaaatacacaactgaaaagcatgaaaaaaacaaaaataaatttaaaaaatcaaacccagcCTTCTATGTCTGTAAAGTAAAAATACGTGCTTTGGTGTGAGATTAGACATGGTAGAAATTACAAAGGCAGAGTCTATCAGAAGTGTAATCAGGACTGAAACTACCAAAAGTCTTTAACTGTCTGGTTCTTTTCCTAGTAGAACAGCAGGGAAGCTAAGAAATGTCTTGCTATCTAAATTATTAGATTCTCTAGAGTATCAaaggtagcttttttttttcccaagagccACAGAAGTCAATACTTAAAAAGTACTGCTGGTGCAGTGAAGCATCCAACATCATTCAGCAGggctttcagtgttttttctaaCGGTGACAGGtctaagaaattaaaaaagcaaagtcgTATCACATTTCCTAGCTGCTACAGCTTTACTTCTTTTATGTTTATTCAAACCCCAACATTAATTCCATGATTCAAAAACACTAATGCTAAATGAAGACATAAAATCCTAAACAAGAGCAGCAGAGTTCAGAAGAAAAGGTTAGGAGGAAAGCTCTCCCTCTTCGGGAGTGGTGATAGGGAAGTCACTGACCCATAAAAATATCACAGCTAAAGAGCAAGGAATCTTTCCAAATTAAAAGTGCTCAATATCCTACCATAGCGGAAGAACCAACATTACAAGAATTACGTACTTTGTAGCTATGAGCTTTACTGTTTGTCTCTTTACCCAAATACTCTTCTCTGGTAGAGGATTTCCCCCCGGATGCAGGATTTAACCCTTGGAGAATGGGAGATGAGAACTGCATCAGCTACGAAGAAGTTACCTGGGCTTGGTAAGAGCATGGGGAATTTTAGGTGGTACTTCTGTGATCAAGGGGTAAAATTTCtgaaccaaaagaaaataaaactggaacATACAGTTCCCAGACCTTGCGTTCTGAATCCAGTCTGCATCTCCACTGCATGGTCAAAAATCGGCAGCataagttttttgtttgattgtttgtttttttcatacgGAATCGCTGATAACAGTGATTTTTGCATTATTGTTAATACTTCTACTCTATTGCCAACGTTTTGCTCTGAGCAGTTCTCATGAAGACCCTAAGTTCTACAAAACATTCAGTGTTTTGAATGGAACCATGACTGAGAAGTTACATGGGAGGCTGTAAGCATGCCACCAACAAAAACACCATACTGTAATCTACTTTCCATTACCAACATCTTTTTGTCATGTAAAGTCACACATTGCAATAATTTAACATGACATTGCAATAATTTCACAAAATTTATGTTCAGTTTTCAATTCGCTTATAGCATTCACAGTCTGCCCATACTACAGCTCATAGTATTGCTGTAAAACATCTATGCATGACAAGATGGgtcaaaataatttggaaagaaCAGCACACCACTAGGACATAGAGGGTTGACTTACACGAAACCAAAGCCCTGGAAAAactgttctgcatttttaacTGCTTATTTTTAGAATGGAACCCGTCTTCCAAAAAGACAATATGCAAAACAGGCTGTATGTAAaattcccatttatttcagcagatcTCCACAACGCAAAGTTCCATTGTACAGCACTGTGCTACCGCATCACCCAGGCTGGAGAGCACCTCCCTCCATCCAGGCAAGAGGAAGGGCAAAGGAGGGAGGCCAGCACTAGCGCAGAACACAACCTCACTCACTAACATGACACTCTCCTGAGCTACTCAAGGTGTGCAGGCAAAACCAAACCTTCTGGAAACACTGATGAAGACTACTATAAGTAGTCTGGGAGACCTTATagtagccttccagtacctaaagaggcctacaggaaagctggagagggactgtttatcagggagagtagtgataggacaaggggtgatgaccttaagctgaaggagggcagatttagattagatatgaagaagaaattcttcaccatgagggtggtgaggcactggcacaggttgcccagagaagctgtggatgccccatccctggaagtgttcatggccaggttggatggggctttgggcaatgtggtctagtggagggtgtccctgcccgcagcaggggggttggaactagatgatctttgaggtcccttccaacccaaaccattctacgatttTACAATACTACTAAATGGAGCTGGTTTCTCAGGGCTATGGTGAAGAGCAGGCACGCTTGCTGCCAACGAACTACAGACTGAAAGAGGGAATTCACCTCTTTTTAATCAAGAAGTTATTCTAAGATTTGGGAGCCAAAAATTGTTGGTAGTTTTTTTTAGGAAGTATTACATAGAGCAGAGACAATAGTATGTATGGGTCTAAGCATAGTCAAATATCTAATTTTGATTGCTATTTAGTGCTATATAAGgcctttcacatttttctttgtaattccACAACTCCAGAATATATAGTCTTGAGGGCTTCAGAACAGGCGCTCTAATTAAGCCATTCACCTACTGCAAGcatgggggaggaaaaaagcccaaaacaaaaaaaccaaacagctgtGAGTCATCCTCCACTGAGGACACCTCTACAAAGTGCCCACAGTAGCATGGCATTACCAAGTTTGTAAGCACCCGGAGGGGACACCATCCTTTCACTAAGATGCTTCAGCGTTCTTAGCTACCAGGACAGGGAATGTGCCTACTGATGTTGCCTTGTTTGGTGTCCTGcttcagctgtcctgtctgtggtGAACAGTTATCACTACAGTTTCATTTGATGGTGATGATCAGGCAAGCTTAGGTGGGAAACTCCATTTAAAGTAGGTACCTTGGATTACAAGCCTGAAGAACTGTATCTTCCCCAATTAGATGTTAAATACTTTCTACTCTGTCCCCTGCCTATGGAGAAGAAGGAGCACCATGCACAAGCACAGTCTCTGCTATGTGACTACCGTATTCAGAACAACACGACATTGACATCTGTGGGCTGCTGGAGCCAGAGGTGCATGGAAGAggtctcctcccagctcaggAAGGAGACATGCCCTGCCAACACAGGCAGATGCATCTGAGTGTTTTGCCCCACCATGCATCCCACCCTCTTCAGCAGAAGCAGATCAAGTGCTGGGAAAAATCAGCCCAGACTAGAGATGTGAGCAATATAAAGCAGCATGgacttctttaaaacaaacagcagcattgctgAAAGGACTAAGCTGTCATCAGAAAGTGCTAAAATCAGCAAGTTTGTTGGAGCTTCAAAGCACTAAATAGAGTATTTCACTTATactctcaaaaataaatacccGCCAGCAACTTAAAACTTCATATAAGCAGTATACTAAAACAGTCAAACCAGAATGAATTTATATTGTAATTTAAATGTGCATGGTATAACTCCCCC is a window encoding:
- the POPDC3 gene encoding popeye domain-containing protein 3 → MGENASFWESLIYAHPTCTTWKQEAEGSIYHLASILFVVGFMGGSGFFGLLYVFSLLGLGFLCSSVWAWLDVCAADIFSWNFILFAICFVQFIYVTYQVRSVSFDKEFQELYSALFQPLGISLTVYRKIVLCCDAEVVTLEKEHCYAMQGKTPIDKLSLLVSGRIRVTVDGEFLHYIFPLQFLDSPEWDSLRPTEEGIFQVTLTAETDCRYVAWRRKKLYLLFAKHRFISRLFSILIGSDIAEKLYALNDRVHVGKGFRYDIRLPNFYHVSLPETPPVQPSHHLQRGSPRRKPVGVTNCGSFSTQS